A region of Nostoc sp. HK-01 DNA encodes the following proteins:
- a CDS encoding TPR repeat-containing protein: MKGLKLAVAMIALATMTLTPKAEAKSLFQNQPTSTVTAQVPNSLTENSNDTEAYLKRGIELLESKDYQGAIDEFNKILEIEPKNIYAYLGRGAAKMYLEQYQAAKTDFDTALEITPDISLAYYFRGFTNYALKDKPAAIADLRKASTLFKQENKLDLAQKVDSAAKEIEAS, encoded by the coding sequence ATGAAAGGTTTGAAATTAGCGGTAGCCATGATTGCATTAGCAACAATGACTCTTACCCCTAAAGCTGAAGCCAAAAGCTTATTTCAAAATCAACCAACATCCACAGTAACCGCACAAGTCCCCAACTCGCTAACTGAAAACAGCAACGACACTGAAGCTTACCTTAAACGAGGAATTGAGCTTTTAGAGTCAAAAGACTATCAAGGAGCTATTGATGAATTTAACAAAATTCTGGAGATTGAACCTAAAAATATTTATGCTTACCTTGGAAGAGGTGCTGCCAAGATGTATCTAGAACAATATCAAGCAGCAAAGACAGACTTTGACACAGCCTTAGAGATTACTCCTGATATTTCTTTAGCTTACTATTTTCGTGGTTTTACCAATTATGCCTTAAAAGATAAACCAGCAGCGATTGCTGATTTACGCAAAGCATCCACACTATTTAAACAAGAAAACAAACTCGACTTAGCTCAAAAAGTGGACAGCGCGGCTAAAGAGATAGAAGCTAGCTAA
- a CDS encoding TPR repeat-containing protein produces MIYRWQSLTLLSLVFYLIFPIPFDLQSVGISQVLAQNSNPRKAEADKLIKQGYELDDNNQPQAALQAFQTALSIYQEIKDKHGESKALNFIGIIYSDDFDEYNQAITYYQQALEIARKINDNTLEAKALNNLGLANFRLGNSQHAIEYCKQGLAVAQRNKNYETEAIVLKSLAAIYFGTDTDKELNFLGQSLTVLEKASGNAEDKLRQNKLKFSILIHMGNIYYFLCGAKKQADDSERKELLDKSLKYYQNGLKIAQEVGDRPKQGKALLSLGDLYHLNSQYTKSSEIVQQESAKAIESFQQAIKIFTTNKNFRSQARLAYMKLGDVYYRWSKKEEALKAYQEALNIIKIEVPISPYNKLEQDVQQGLILISIGNIYANTSQYEQALVTYKPALETLNLALREAKKISTPAKQIQILIIQLKIEEIYGQLCIVYKFMGQYEASKKACQDSINFDINFPLTKYLSNKSKLLNKAAKSPAYVKEVQKLQDAVESLQQSQASRSPAFIRLIRKL; encoded by the coding sequence ATGATTTATCGCTGGCAAAGTTTGACTCTTCTATCTTTAGTATTTTATCTAATATTTCCCATTCCATTCGATTTACAGTCAGTAGGAATATCACAGGTATTAGCGCAGAATTCAAATCCTCGTAAAGCTGAAGCAGATAAGTTAATTAAACAAGGTTATGAGCTTGATGATAATAATCAACCCCAAGCTGCTTTACAAGCTTTTCAGACAGCTTTATCTATATATCAAGAAATAAAAGACAAACACGGAGAAAGCAAAGCTCTTAATTTTATCGGCATTATTTACTCTGATGACTTTGATGAATATAACCAAGCTATTACTTACTATCAACAAGCTTTAGAAATTGCTCGAAAAATCAATGATAATACTTTAGAAGCCAAAGCTTTAAATAATTTAGGCTTGGCTAACTTTCGTTTAGGGAATTCTCAACATGCAATTGAATATTGTAAACAAGGGTTAGCAGTTGCGCAACGAAATAAGAACTATGAAACAGAGGCAATTGTACTTAAAAGTCTAGCCGCAATCTATTTTGGTACTGATACTGATAAAGAGCTTAATTTTTTAGGTCAATCTTTAACTGTGTTAGAAAAAGCTAGCGGTAATGCTGAAGATAAACTACGTCAAAATAAACTAAAATTTAGTATTTTAATTCACATGGGAAACATTTATTATTTCCTTTGTGGAGCTAAAAAGCAGGCTGATGATTCAGAAAGGAAAGAATTATTAGATAAGTCGCTCAAATATTATCAAAATGGTTTAAAAATTGCTCAAGAAGTAGGCGACCGTCCTAAACAAGGAAAAGCTCTCTTGAGCCTGGGAGACTTATACCACCTCAACAGTCAATATACTAAATCATCAGAAATTGTTCAGCAAGAATCTGCTAAAGCTATAGAAAGTTTTCAACAAGCAATAAAAATTTTTACAACAAATAAAAATTTTCGCTCTCAAGCTAGATTAGCTTACATGAAGTTAGGTGATGTTTACTACAGATGGAGTAAAAAAGAGGAGGCTTTAAAAGCTTATCAGGAAGCATTAAACATTATTAAAATAGAAGTTCCTATTTCTCCATACAATAAACTTGAACAGGATGTACAACAAGGATTGATATTAATTAGCATTGGTAATATTTATGCTAACACTAGTCAGTATGAGCAAGCATTAGTAACATACAAACCAGCATTAGAAACTTTAAATTTAGCTCTGAGAGAAGCTAAAAAAATTAGTACCCCTGCTAAACAGATTCAAATACTAATAATTCAATTAAAAATTGAAGAAATTTATGGGCAATTGTGTATAGTATACAAATTTATGGGGCAATATGAAGCTAGTAAAAAAGCTTGTCAGGATAGTATAAATTTTGATATAAATTTTCCTTTGACCAAGTATTTATCTAACAAGAGTAAACTTTTAAATAAAGCAGCTAAATCTCCAGCATATGTAAAGGAAGTACAAAAATTGCAAGATGCAGTGGAGAGCTTGCAGCAATCTCAAGCTTCGAGAAGCCCAGCTTTTATTAGACTTATCCGAAAACTTTAA
- a CDS encoding putative Chase2 sensor protein translates to MTTSTFNLKVQQFDKLCSFELSWGKGQQLGVTLAYPDNLNLKYQEWQRIYLRFYNTKLRGKVAEIGSFTAPPVDWHSQLVQAEAQLLSEFHHWLRSAELYEIRAEIAQAARKDNCLDVDVFLTCNPLDLARFPWEIWEIGTEFSSSSSKIRIVRTPINRRETVSNFNDRRSGKARILVILGDETGLDFQKEKQAIKFLKSLANVEFVGWQPQESIPELKTKIVQAITAESGWDILLFLGHSNETNLTGGEIAVAPNTALSIGEIAQPLTIAKTRGLQFALFNSCNGLSIANKLIDLGLSQVAVMREPIHNQVAGEFLLQFIKALAQYQDVHESLITAAQHLKLENSLTYPSAYLIPSLFRHPEASLFRLQPFGIRKFIRYWQPSRQEVSVISILLVISLIVPVQTFLLQWRVWVQAVYRNMTNQSITSTSPPPVLLVQIDEGSIIKAKISDPKPIDYKYLASLIDRLTADKAKVIGIDYLLSRHQPQSDRILAKSIQTAVNSPNHTLFVFAATRNKNKQWLQPLPEIANFNWSLEGEIEFHPWYVSLLPHDDFQTQPWNFANLLVLGQQLQQFPDRPQLKLDSKTNYFQQIGDFFIGDQKSQETILQSPRSRLQFVTALSYWLKQIWLHPIADFSIPPNQVYHTIPAWKILENQTLPQNLQQQVVIIIPGGYDEAGISQDGEDNFAGANLPPAIKYWQPNINLFTGGEYHAYMVHHLLNQRLVVPIPDFWITGIALFLGKILYLQQKNRKYRWQWLLLMTIFTGFYGIVSLQLYISTTAILLPWLLPSIALWGYFLPNVLSKKKL, encoded by the coding sequence ATGACTACTTCTACTTTTAATTTAAAAGTTCAACAATTTGATAAACTCTGTTCATTTGAACTATCTTGGGGTAAGGGTCAGCAACTCGGTGTGACACTAGCCTATCCTGATAACCTGAATTTGAAATACCAAGAATGGCAGCGAATTTATCTACGTTTTTATAACACAAAATTGCGAGGCAAAGTAGCTGAAATTGGTAGTTTTACTGCACCACCTGTTGATTGGCATTCGCAACTAGTCCAAGCAGAAGCGCAGCTTTTATCGGAATTTCATCACTGGTTACGCAGTGCAGAGTTATATGAAATTCGTGCAGAAATCGCTCAAGCAGCTAGGAAAGATAATTGTCTTGATGTTGATGTTTTTCTCACTTGCAATCCTTTAGATTTAGCACGATTCCCTTGGGAGATTTGGGAAATTGGTACGGAATTTAGTTCATCATCCAGTAAGATTCGGATTGTTCGCACACCAATAAATCGGCGAGAAACTGTTTCTAATTTTAATGATCGCCGTTCTGGTAAAGCCAGAATTTTAGTGATTCTCGGTGATGAAACTGGTTTAGACTTTCAAAAAGAAAAGCAGGCTATCAAGTTTTTAAAATCATTAGCAAATGTTGAATTTGTTGGTTGGCAACCTCAAGAAAGTATTCCGGAATTAAAAACTAAGATTGTTCAGGCGATCACCGCAGAATCAGGATGGGATATTTTATTATTTTTAGGTCACAGTAATGAGACTAATTTGACTGGGGGAGAAATAGCGGTCGCACCCAATACAGCTTTATCAATTGGTGAAATAGCACAGCCATTAACTATTGCTAAAACCAGAGGATTGCAGTTTGCTCTTTTCAATTCTTGCAATGGTTTAAGCATTGCTAATAAACTGATTGATTTAGGTTTAAGCCAAGTTGCAGTCATGCGCGAACCTATTCACAATCAAGTTGCTGGCGAGTTTTTATTACAATTTATCAAAGCTTTAGCTCAATATCAAGATGTTCATGAATCGCTAATTACAGCCGCTCAGCATCTGAAGTTAGAAAACTCTCTTACTTATCCAAGTGCTTATTTAATTCCCTCTTTATTTCGCCATCCAGAAGCAAGTTTATTTCGTCTTCAACCCTTTGGTATCAGGAAATTTATTAGATATTGGCAACCTAGCCGTCAAGAAGTGAGCGTCATTTCAATTTTATTAGTAATTAGTTTAATTGTACCTGTGCAAACTTTCTTATTACAGTGGCGTGTATGGGTACAGGCTGTCTATCGTAACATGACAAATCAATCTATCACCTCAACAAGTCCGCCACCAGTATTATTAGTACAAATTGATGAGGGTTCTATTATTAAAGCTAAAATATCTGATCCTAAACCAATTGATTATAAGTATTTAGCAAGTTTAATTGACCGACTCACAGCCGATAAAGCTAAAGTTATCGGTATTGATTATCTACTCTCTAGACATCAACCGCAAAGCGATCGCATTCTTGCTAAGTCTATTCAAACTGCTGTTAATTCTCCCAATCATACATTGTTTGTGTTTGCAGCCACTCGAAATAAGAACAAGCAGTGGCTACAACCATTGCCTGAAATTGCTAACTTTAACTGGAGTTTGGAAGGTGAAATTGAGTTTCATCCTTGGTATGTGTCATTATTACCTCATGATGATTTCCAAACTCAGCCTTGGAATTTTGCTAACTTATTAGTTTTGGGACAGCAATTACAGCAGTTTCCTGATAGACCACAGCTAAAACTAGATAGTAAAACTAATTATTTTCAACAGATTGGGGATTTTTTTATAGGTGATCAAAAATCTCAAGAAACTATTTTACAATCACCACGCTCGCGCCTGCAATTTGTAACAGCTTTGAGTTATTGGCTGAAGCAAATTTGGTTACATCCAATCGCTGATTTTTCAATTCCTCCAAATCAGGTATATCATACTATCCCTGCTTGGAAAATACTAGAAAATCAAACTCTACCTCAAAACTTACAGCAGCAAGTTGTGATTATTATCCCTGGTGGATATGACGAAGCTGGCATTTCTCAAGATGGAGAAGATAATTTCGCAGGTGCGAATTTACCACCAGCTATTAAATACTGGCAGCCTAACATTAATTTATTTACAGGTGGTGAGTATCACGCTTATATGGTACATCATTTACTGAATCAGAGATTGGTTGTACCGATTCCTGATTTCTGGATAACTGGCATAGCTTTATTTTTAGGAAAAATCCTATATTTACAACAAAAAAATAGAAAATATCGTTGGCAATGGTTGTTGTTGATGACAATATTTACAGGATTTTATGGAATAGTCAGCTTGCAGTTATACATTTCAACTACGGCGATACTTTTACCTTGGTTACTACCATCAATTGCTTTGTGGGGTTACTTTCTACCTAATGTTTTATCAAAGAAAAAATTATGA